The following are from one region of the Candidatus Sericytochromatia bacterium genome:
- the infA gene encoding translation initiation factor IF-1: protein MLKEDVLEMDGTVVEALSNGMFRITLENGHEVLGHLAGRMRRFRIKVLLGDRVKVELSPYDLTRGRITFRNKGDHTPGGRPPFRR from the coding sequence TTGCTCAAAGAAGACGTTTTGGAAATGGACGGCACGGTCGTGGAGGCCCTGTCCAACGGCATGTTCCGGATCACCCTCGAAAATGGTCACGAAGTACTCGGGCACCTGGCCGGGCGCATGCGCCGCTTCCGCATCAAGGTGCTGCTCGGCGACCGGGTGAAGGTGGAACTGTCTCCCTATGACCTGACGCGTGGCCGGATCACCTTCCGAAACAAGGGTGATCACACGCCCGGTGGACGTCCGCCGTTCCGCCGCTGA
- the lepB gene encoding signal peptidase I — protein sequence MQQRRIFKKRKRAHGRRSLVCDVRDGLTVLLLAAGIALTCHATVAEARFIPSSSMAPTLDVGDRLVIEKISYHLRTPRCGEIVVFHPPSSALSRQVDADPNIPWIKRVVALPGDHVALSHGRVFRNGKALAEPYVTGVGARLTITEREVPANSVFVLGDNRAHSIDSATWGPLPVANIIGRASFCFWPPERVGGLETPRFGLSVANRMTGLN from the coding sequence GTGCAGCAACGTCGAATTTTCAAGAAGCGAAAACGTGCCCACGGGCGACGGAGTCTGGTCTGCGATGTGCGGGACGGATTGACAGTGCTGCTGCTGGCGGCCGGCATCGCGTTGACCTGCCATGCCACCGTGGCCGAAGCCCGCTTCATCCCGTCGTCCTCGATGGCCCCCACGCTGGACGTGGGCGATCGCCTGGTCATCGAGAAGATATCGTATCACCTGCGCACGCCCCGCTGCGGTGAGATCGTCGTGTTCCACCCCCCCAGCAGCGCGCTCTCGCGACAGGTGGACGCGGACCCGAACATTCCCTGGATCAAACGCGTGGTGGCGCTTCCGGGGGACCACGTGGCGTTGTCGCACGGACGTGTCTTCCGCAATGGCAAGGCGCTCGCGGAGCCCTACGTGACGGGGGTGGGTGCCCGACTCACCATCACGGAACGCGAGGTGCCCGCCAACAGCGTGTTCGTGCTGGGCGACAACCGCGCCCATAGCATCGACAGTGCCACCTGGGGCCCCTTGCCGGTGGCCAACATCATCGGGCGCGCCTCCTTCTGCTTCTGGCCTCCGGAGCGCGTCGGAGGACTGGAAACCCCGCGCTTTGGGCTGAGTGTCGCCAACAGAATGACCGGCCTCAATTGA
- a CDS encoding APC family permease: MAAEQRPLSERSGRHHGHQLSWWLAAGLVGADIGTSVFYSTGVLYPLVGFTAPFFITLVCLAMWLFKTAYQEGCAVNPLNGGAYSMVLQTVGRRAALVVGSLTILSYLATAVVSALSGAHYLSTLWTAPWPTWLIVAVAAVPVVLFAGLNLLGLKESTVLVFGIAAFHFVALIVMDVYGLLLALTQGAHWDRLTSGFAGLELHAVTMAFAAAFLGITGFESAAQIIEEIREPTWKAIRKIYLTIVLLVSFTGPLSSLLCIVLLSDADIARYKSAFLSGLAVYEGGTPMLYLLVANACLTLFAAVNTAFAGATGLMTTMGKQGNLPVLVLRQWGDRLPQLKGFPFVALPFGALCLLMMAVFPGNVDRLGEVYGMAFLSVMISYCAGVVLLRLHQPTKVSRAPWTSHWTFNWRGTPLPIAAVAGCLVLVLADGILIATAHHARDLGLHLFMAVLLVMALYRLGQVESRMVRLPDLRLGIGKYRGVDKLPELPTYVICTASIVPTSLVSTISYLLKRHGEDIELLLFHAEEQQAPHGVVSEGLERLISQQLEDFYAERNFVLGVKVLPGNLIEVLTEYGKTRPFTRIYISTGHDPESSEELRAHLATEMSTEVERLDERTLPKGPGVWYTQWSQGQRQSRAWGTRGNTGPLPHEF, encoded by the coding sequence CGGCTTCACCGCGCCTTTCTTCATCACCCTGGTCTGTCTGGCCATGTGGCTGTTCAAAACCGCCTACCAGGAAGGTTGCGCCGTCAACCCGCTCAACGGCGGGGCCTACAGCATGGTGCTGCAGACGGTGGGCCGACGGGCGGCGCTGGTGGTGGGGTCGTTAACGATTCTCTCTTACCTGGCCACGGCCGTTGTGAGCGCGCTGTCAGGGGCACATTATCTTTCCACGCTCTGGACTGCCCCCTGGCCCACCTGGCTGATCGTGGCGGTTGCGGCGGTGCCGGTGGTGCTGTTTGCGGGCCTGAACCTGCTGGGCCTCAAGGAATCGACCGTGCTGGTCTTCGGGATTGCCGCCTTCCATTTTGTGGCGCTGATCGTGATGGACGTGTACGGCCTGTTGCTGGCCCTGACCCAGGGGGCCCACTGGGACCGCTTGACCTCGGGCTTTGCGGGGCTGGAGCTGCATGCGGTCACCATGGCCTTCGCGGCGGCCTTTCTCGGCATCACCGGCTTCGAGTCGGCGGCCCAGATCATCGAGGAGATCCGCGAACCGACGTGGAAGGCGATCCGCAAGATCTACCTGACGATTGTCCTGCTGGTGAGCTTCACCGGTCCGCTCTCGTCGCTGCTCTGCATCGTCTTGCTCTCGGACGCCGACATCGCCCGCTACAAGTCGGCCTTCTTGTCGGGCCTGGCTGTCTACGAGGGCGGCACGCCGATGCTCTACTTGCTGGTGGCGAACGCGTGCCTGACCCTGTTCGCGGCGGTCAACACGGCCTTTGCCGGGGCCACCGGTCTGATGACCACGATGGGCAAGCAGGGCAACCTGCCGGTGCTGGTCCTGCGCCAGTGGGGCGATCGCCTGCCGCAGCTGAAAGGTTTCCCCTTCGTGGCGCTGCCCTTCGGGGCGCTTTGCCTGCTGATGATGGCGGTGTTTCCTGGCAACGTCGATCGACTCGGCGAGGTCTACGGGATGGCCTTCCTGAGTGTCATGATCTCCTACTGTGCCGGCGTGGTGTTGCTGCGTCTGCATCAACCGACCAAGGTCTCGCGCGCGCCCTGGACCAGCCATTGGACCTTCAACTGGCGGGGCACGCCGCTGCCCATCGCCGCGGTGGCCGGCTGTCTGGTGCTGGTGCTGGCGGACGGCATCCTGATTGCCACCGCCCATCACGCCCGGGACCTGGGCTTGCACCTTTTCATGGCAGTCTTGCTGGTCATGGCGCTTTACCGCCTGGGGCAGGTGGAGTCACGCATGGTGCGCTTGCCCGACCTGCGCCTCGGCATCGGCAAGTACCGTGGCGTCGACAAGCTGCCCGAACTGCCCACCTATGTCATCTGCACCGCTTCGATCGTGCCGACCAGCCTGGTCTCCACCATCAGCTACCTGCTCAAGCGCCACGGTGAGGACATCGAACTGTTGCTGTTTCATGCCGAAGAGCAGCAGGCGCCGCACGGGGTGGTCTCGGAGGGGCTGGAACGCCTGATTTCGCAGCAACTGGAGGATTTTTACGCCGAGCGGAACTTTGTCTTGGGGGTCAAGGTGCTGCCCGGCAATCTGATTGAGGTCCTCACGGAGTACGGCAAGACCCGGCCCTTCACGCGCATTTATATCAGCACGGGCCACGACCCGGAATCCAGTGAGGAACTGCGGGCCCACCTGGCGACCGAGATGTCGACCGAGGTGGAGCGGCTCGATGAGCGCACCCTGCCGAAGGGACCGGGCGTCTGGTATACCCAGTGGTCCCAGGGGCAGCGCCAGTCGAGGGCCTGGGGCACGCGCGGTAACACCGGACCATTGCCTCACGAGTTCTGA